In Acidimicrobiia bacterium, one genomic interval encodes:
- a CDS encoding ABC transporter ATP-binding protein: MSALATFNLTKRFGRTEALRGVDLEVESGEVYGLLGPNGAGKSTAIRILLDEIRATSGHAEIFGLDTRQDTVEIHRRLGYLPSDLALYPKLTGAETLRLFARIRGEVPWGNVEILAKRFKADLHRRNAELSSGNRQKIGIIAAFMHQPELLILDEPIAGLDPLMQNEFHQLIGETVAEGRTVFLSSHTLSEVQRVAHRVGIIRNGALVSVQNVTELRSIRRVELVFNQVVEAADFTAITGVSDVVTHHNTVTMNFTGEIGMLLEAVPSDYRLVDIMSQEADLEDVFLAYYRDPT, translated from the coding sequence ATGTCCGCACTGGCGACGTTCAACCTAACCAAACGTTTCGGTCGTACTGAAGCTCTGAGAGGCGTTGACCTAGAGGTTGAGAGCGGCGAGGTTTATGGACTGCTCGGACCAAATGGTGCTGGTAAGTCAACCGCCATCCGAATTTTGCTTGACGAGATTCGTGCCACCTCCGGACATGCCGAGATATTTGGTCTAGATACCCGCCAAGATACTGTGGAGATACATCGCCGTCTTGGCTATTTGCCGAGCGATTTGGCTCTGTATCCCAAGCTCACCGGCGCTGAAACACTGCGGCTTTTTGCCCGAATCCGAGGGGAGGTTCCTTGGGGAAATGTCGAGATTTTAGCGAAACGTTTCAAAGCCGATCTACATCGCCGGAACGCCGAGCTTTCTTCCGGTAACCGCCAAAAAATTGGGATTATTGCCGCGTTCATGCATCAGCCCGAGCTGTTGATTTTAGATGAACCAATTGCGGGCTTAGATCCGCTGATGCAAAACGAGTTTCATCAGCTAATTGGGGAAACCGTCGCCGAGGGTCGCACCGTTTTTCTATCCAGTCACACCCTCTCCGAGGTGCAACGAGTAGCGCACCGAGTAGGAATCATTCGCAATGGCGCACTGGTCTCGGTACAAAACGTAACCGAATTGCGTTCGATTCGACGAGTGGAACTGGTCTTCAACCAAGTCGTCGAAGCCGCTGATTTCACCGCTATCACCGGTGTCAGTGACGTGGTGACGCATCACAATACCGTGACTATGAATTTCACCGGAGAGATCGGCATGCTACTTGAAGCGGTGCCATCTGATTATCGACTGGTTGATATCATGTCGCAAGAGGCCGACCTCGAAGACGTGTTTTTGGCCTATTACCGGGATCCAACATGA
- a CDS encoding ABC transporter permease subunit: protein MKTWPIVTHDLARAKWAILGVVVGVGSMVVLAVGMFSVMDTTVYDDLPDYLRSLLGIPDGASAAILAYNATLTTVGAATVAGLAIGLGTRSVASEEADRTLQWLLSLPISRSQLGLAKAAAVTFAAVFSTLAIWLIAEVGHLPFDVEMGRAHLGALMLGIGAHAWLYGALAFAIGAFSGNKAAALAISSTLLAIGWLLSGLLPLWTETQTLVRLVPWHWYAGNSPLQNGLDGGYFALTVAVALAFIAIGSYGLARRDLNFVPPRLFQKESSQSKPHAAKTSSAPTPRGKTNLGLFQLIFNQTRILAASLGAGMLVFLALMGPLYNSMKDQLADSFATLPPELLKIWDAPDMTTPEGFLWGEGMGMVAPVVVVVLAAGIASKLLGDEHSGRLGLLLSTPLQRTQIFSIYLLTMLLQLTWLALATGVGLFIGATVGGLGIAISQIVGASVHLWALGVFMGATIATASALSHSRSAASVTAAVVGLGGYLLHVTLSLSESTASWARISPFYYYSSSSPLMHGSNFGHLAILLIPATALFVFALVAYPRRDLRV, encoded by the coding sequence ATGAAAACCTGGCCGATCGTCACCCACGATTTGGCCCGTGCCAAATGGGCAATATTGGGTGTGGTAGTGGGCGTCGGTTCGATGGTTGTTCTAGCGGTAGGAATGTTCTCGGTCATGGACACCACGGTCTATGACGACCTGCCCGACTACCTTCGTTCACTGCTGGGCATCCCCGACGGTGCCAGTGCCGCAATTTTGGCATACAACGCCACCCTGACGACGGTGGGCGCCGCCACCGTGGCCGGGTTGGCAATTGGTCTTGGCACTAGAAGCGTAGCCAGCGAAGAAGCCGACCGAACCTTGCAATGGCTGCTTAGCTTGCCAATCTCTCGCAGCCAACTGGGCCTGGCGAAAGCCGCGGCAGTGACGTTTGCGGCAGTTTTTTCCACGTTGGCAATTTGGTTGATCGCCGAGGTGGGGCATTTACCTTTCGACGTTGAGATGGGAAGAGCCCACTTGGGGGCGTTAATGCTTGGAATTGGTGCCCATGCCTGGCTATACGGGGCTCTCGCGTTTGCCATTGGTGCCTTCAGCGGCAACAAGGCCGCGGCTCTCGCTATTAGCTCCACCTTGTTGGCAATTGGTTGGCTACTGTCAGGATTGTTGCCGCTTTGGACGGAAACCCAAACTTTGGTGAGGCTGGTGCCTTGGCATTGGTACGCCGGGAACAGCCCACTACAAAACGGGCTTGACGGTGGCTATTTTGCGCTAACCGTAGCTGTCGCACTGGCATTCATAGCTATTGGCAGCTATGGCCTGGCTCGCCGTGACCTCAACTTTGTGCCGCCACGACTCTTCCAAAAAGAATCGTCACAATCTAAACCACATGCTGCCAAAACGTCCTCGGCGCCAACCCCGAGGGGTAAAACCAACTTAGGTCTCTTTCAGCTGATCTTTAACCAAACCAGAATTCTGGCCGCCAGTTTGGGCGCTGGCATGTTGGTGTTCTTGGCTCTAATGGGGCCGCTATATAACTCGATGAAAGACCAGCTAGCCGATAGTTTCGCCACCCTACCGCCCGAGCTACTCAAAATCTGGGACGCTCCTGATATGACCACGCCCGAAGGATTCCTGTGGGGCGAAGGGATGGGCATGGTAGCCCCGGTTGTGGTGGTGGTTTTGGCAGCCGGTATCGCCTCCAAACTCTTAGGCGACGAACATTCAGGGCGTCTTGGTTTACTGCTCTCAACTCCCCTTCAGCGAACCCAGATATTCTCTATCTACTTGCTAACTATGTTGCTTCAACTGACCTGGCTAGCATTGGCCACCGGCGTCGGCCTTTTCATTGGCGCCACGGTGGGTGGCCTAGGCATCGCCATTTCCCAGATCGTCGGAGCTTCAGTGCACCTGTGGGCGCTCGGGGTTTTCATGGGGGCCACCATTGCTACAGCTAGTGCGCTTAGCCATAGTCGTAGTGCCGCTTCGGTTACCGCGGCGGTGGTGGGCTTAGGTGGTTATTTACTGCATGTCACCCTGTCGCTCAGCGAAAGCACCGCCAGCTGGGCGCGAATTTCACCGTTCTACTATTACTCTTCGTCTTCACCGCTGATGCATGGCAGCAATTTCGGCCATTTAGCCATTCTCTTGATACCGGCCACTGCACTATTCGTTTTTGCTCTCGTGGCTTATCCCAGGCGCGACCTGCGGGTTTAG
- a CDS encoding NAD-dependent succinate-semialdehyde dehydrogenase — MAIDLAGLNEDTRAVLANTPTRAFLGGEWFEAKRRMPVENPATAAVIGEVSDVEPSEFETALGVADAFQEEFAGLATRQRAEILRRTFDLLMARQEELAHIITLEMGKPLAESRSEVAYAAEFFRWFSEEAVRFGGDYRQSPAGNGRILVMHKPVGPSLFITPWNFPIAMGARKIAPAFAAGCTSIVKPASATPLTMLALAKIMEEAGAPVGSLSVLPTSQASATTTPLIHDPRLRKLSFTGSTAVGRGLLAEASSQVLRVSMELGGNAPFVVFDDANLSAAVEGAMVAKLRNGGEACTSANRFLVHEAVVDEFIDRLSAAMAAVQVGSGFEDGVELGPLIDHEAQSRVSEWMAEAQHDGATLHLGGRSLPGPGWFFEPTVISNVGADTKLNRDEIFAPVAAIRTFANEDEAIEMANDTEYGLIAYVYTEGLRRGLRVCEAIEAGMVGLNRGVISDPAAPFGGIKQSGLGREGGFQGIYEYLETKYIGVA; from the coding sequence GTGGCAATTGATCTGGCAGGTTTGAACGAAGACACCCGAGCAGTGCTGGCAAATACTCCCACCAGGGCCTTCCTCGGTGGAGAGTGGTTCGAAGCGAAGCGACGAATGCCTGTCGAGAACCCGGCTACTGCCGCCGTGATTGGCGAGGTCAGCGATGTTGAGCCCAGTGAGTTCGAAACGGCCCTAGGGGTGGCGGATGCCTTCCAAGAAGAATTCGCTGGCCTAGCCACCAGGCAACGAGCTGAAATTTTGCGGCGAACCTTCGACCTTTTGATGGCCCGCCAAGAGGAATTGGCACACATCATCACACTTGAAATGGGCAAACCCTTGGCGGAAAGCCGAAGTGAAGTGGCCTATGCCGCCGAATTCTTCCGGTGGTTCTCGGAAGAGGCAGTTCGTTTTGGTGGTGATTATCGCCAATCGCCAGCAGGTAACGGGCGTATTTTGGTGATGCACAAACCGGTCGGTCCTTCGCTGTTCATTACGCCTTGGAATTTCCCAATCGCCATGGGTGCCCGCAAAATCGCCCCTGCTTTTGCAGCTGGCTGTACAAGTATTGTTAAACCCGCTTCTGCAACACCGCTAACTATGTTGGCACTCGCCAAAATTATGGAAGAAGCAGGTGCCCCGGTTGGCAGTTTGTCGGTATTGCCAACCAGCCAGGCTAGTGCAACCACCACCCCTCTAATTCACGATCCACGACTGCGCAAGCTTTCCTTTACCGGCTCTACAGCAGTTGGTCGAGGCCTGTTGGCCGAGGCTTCGTCGCAGGTATTGCGAGTTTCAATGGAACTAGGTGGCAACGCTCCCTTTGTTGTCTTTGATGACGCCAATCTTTCGGCCGCGGTCGAGGGGGCCATGGTGGCCAAATTGCGGAACGGGGGTGAGGCCTGCACCTCGGCCAATCGTTTCTTGGTTCATGAGGCCGTGGTCGATGAATTTATCGATCGGCTAAGTGCTGCTATGGCTGCGGTGCAGGTGGGCTCGGGTTTTGAAGACGGGGTTGAACTTGGCCCCCTGATTGACCACGAGGCGCAGTCTCGGGTTTCTGAATGGATGGCCGAAGCACAACATGATGGGGCCACCCTACATTTGGGTGGTCGTTCGCTCCCTGGCCCGGGCTGGTTCTTTGAGCCAACCGTGATCAGCAATGTTGGTGCCGACACCAAATTGAACCGTGACGAGATCTTTGCTCCGGTAGCTGCGATACGGACTTTCGCTAACGAAGACGAAGCAATAGAGATGGCCAATGACACCGAGTATGGCCTGATTGCCTACGTCTACACCGAGGGGCTGCGCCGGGGTTTACGAGTTTGTGAGGCCATCGAAGCTGGGATGGTGGGCTTGAACCGTGGAGTGATTTCCGACCCGGCAGCACCTTTTGGTGGGATTAAGCAGTCGGGACTCGGTCGAGAAGGCGGTTTTCAAGGGATTTACGAATACCTGGAAACCAAATACATCGGTGTGGCCTAA
- a CDS encoding PIG-L deacetylase family protein — protein MEPDLKPFPTDFSSVLAIVAHPDDLEFGSASAIARWTEEGKTVNYVLVTSGEAGIDGLTPEECKPIREAEQRASAAVVGVTSVEFLGYRDGVVEYSLDLRRDLARCIRIHQPDLVLTGNRHATWPGGGGFNMADHRHVGLAVLDAARDAANRWIFPELIDEGFEPWSGVRRVALASSPLATHAVDITGYLPKGIESLEAHAQYMAGLGSSWPPADMFLTARAEADGPRLGVEHAVTFEVVDL, from the coding sequence GTGGAACCTGACCTAAAACCATTTCCTACTGATTTCTCGTCGGTGCTAGCCATCGTGGCCCACCCCGATGATCTGGAGTTTGGTTCTGCTTCGGCGATCGCCAGGTGGACCGAAGAAGGCAAAACCGTCAATTACGTGTTGGTTACTTCGGGCGAGGCCGGCATTGATGGGCTGACCCCAGAGGAATGTAAACCCATTCGAGAGGCTGAGCAACGAGCTAGTGCGGCGGTGGTCGGCGTCACCTCGGTTGAGTTTCTGGGTTATCGCGATGGGGTAGTGGAGTATTCGCTCGACCTGCGCCGTGATCTGGCGCGCTGCATTCGGATACATCAACCTGATTTGGTGTTAACCGGTAACCGCCACGCCACCTGGCCCGGCGGCGGTGGATTCAACATGGCCGATCACCGACACGTTGGCTTGGCCGTGCTCGATGCCGCTCGTGATGCCGCTAATCGTTGGATTTTCCCCGAGCTAATCGATGAAGGTTTCGAGCCTTGGTCCGGTGTGCGCCGTGTGGCTTTAGCTTCATCACCCTTAGCCACCCACGCTGTCGACATTACCGGCTACCTGCCAAAAGGTATTGAGTCCCTTGAAGCCCACGCACAATACATGGCGGGCTTAGGTAGTTCGTGGCCTCCAGCCGACATGTTTCTAACCGCTCGGGCTGAAGCTGACGGGCCGCGCCTCGGCGTTGAACATGCGGTCACCTTCGAAGTAGTCGATCTATAG
- a CDS encoding MFS transporter: MLFTPSPEAADAASPVPNEQRNVLRVLVAAQIFSGAGIAAGVTVGALLAEEMLGTTTLAGIPSALFTGGSAAAAVLIGRISGKRGRRPGLATGYALGALGSAAVVFSAILDNPVLLFMSLFIYGSGTATNLQARYSGADLATPNYRAQAISTVLVVTTLGGVVGPNLASPMQGVAELIGIPKYAGPFILSGFAYGAAAAVIGMFLKPDPLLRAKELAAAGETRLEVPSVSTSASDSGLDDNGEPIVDPSIRHGLFVGAMVLVLSQLVMVAIMTMTPVHMKDHGHATSATGLVIALHVAGMYLPSPISGRLTDRLGRTTMAVASGVTLLVSGIVAALAPAESVPLIAFALFLLGLGWNFGVVSGTAIITDNVPLATRAKKQSSVDVAIALAGASGGLVSGVVMSLSNYAALGLAGGFLALAMVPVVFRMANKLRGVALASS; the protein is encoded by the coding sequence GTGCTCTTTACCCCTTCGCCTGAAGCGGCCGACGCCGCTTCTCCCGTCCCCAATGAGCAGCGTAATGTTCTGCGGGTTTTAGTTGCGGCCCAAATATTTTCTGGTGCCGGTATAGCTGCGGGTGTGACTGTAGGTGCACTCCTAGCTGAAGAAATGCTAGGCACCACCACTTTGGCTGGTATCCCAAGTGCGCTGTTCACCGGCGGCAGTGCGGCGGCCGCCGTTTTGATTGGCCGAATTTCAGGGAAACGAGGCCGACGCCCCGGTTTGGCAACCGGTTATGCGCTCGGCGCTCTCGGTAGTGCGGCCGTGGTTTTCTCGGCCATTCTCGACAATCCCGTGCTGTTGTTCATGTCGCTCTTCATCTACGGTTCAGGCACCGCCACCAACCTTCAGGCTCGATACTCAGGTGCCGACCTCGCTACGCCTAATTATCGTGCGCAAGCTATTTCCACCGTCTTGGTTGTTACCACCTTGGGCGGCGTGGTTGGGCCCAACCTGGCTTCACCCATGCAAGGGGTGGCCGAGCTAATCGGTATCCCTAAATACGCTGGTCCTTTTATCCTGTCGGGATTCGCCTACGGGGCCGCAGCGGCCGTTATTGGCATGTTCTTAAAGCCCGACCCATTGTTACGGGCGAAAGAGTTAGCCGCAGCTGGTGAAACTCGCTTGGAGGTTCCAAGCGTCAGTACCAGCGCTTCTGATTCTGGCCTTGACGATAATGGTGAGCCCATCGTCGATCCTTCTATTCGCCACGGCCTTTTTGTTGGTGCAATGGTGCTAGTGCTGTCACAACTGGTGATGGTGGCGATAATGACCATGACCCCTGTGCACATGAAAGATCATGGTCACGCCACTAGTGCAACCGGTCTCGTAATAGCGCTTCATGTGGCGGGCATGTACTTACCTTCGCCAATCTCAGGACGACTAACCGACCGACTAGGGCGGACAACGATGGCGGTAGCTTCGGGTGTGACCCTCTTGGTCTCGGGCATTGTGGCCGCTCTCGCCCCGGCCGAATCAGTGCCCTTGATTGCCTTCGCCTTATTCTTGTTGGGCTTAGGTTGGAACTTCGGTGTGGTTTCGGGTACCGCCATCATCACCGACAACGTACCTTTGGCCACTCGAGCCAAGAAACAAAGTTCGGTTGATGTTGCCATTGCCTTAGCCGGAGCTAGCGGAGGCTTGGTTTCTGGGGTGGTTATGAGCTTGTCTAACTATGCAGCTTTGGGCCTTGCGGGCGGTTTCTTGGCTTTGGCCATGGTGCCGGTGGTCTTTCGTATGGCCAATAAATTACGAGGTGTGGCGCTAGCCTCAAGCTAA
- the rsfS gene encoding ribosome silencing factor, which translates to MINTKQPIDTTTDPIEWAKLAAQTAEAKGGLDPQILAVGDVLAILDAFVITSATNDRLVRTLVNEIERAIGEAGGPKPQKVEGLDKLEWVLMDYGDFVVHVFLEASRRFYDLEHLWSDVPRIPWDSSIPKAASNG; encoded by the coding sequence ATTATTAACACGAAGCAACCGATCGACACGACAACCGACCCCATTGAATGGGCCAAGCTGGCCGCACAAACTGCTGAGGCCAAAGGTGGGCTCGACCCACAAATCTTGGCGGTTGGCGATGTTCTAGCCATCCTCGACGCTTTTGTGATCACCAGCGCCACCAATGACCGTTTAGTACGAACGTTGGTCAATGAAATTGAACGGGCCATCGGCGAGGCGGGTGGCCCGAAGCCTCAGAAGGTCGAAGGGCTCGACAAACTTGAATGGGTGCTAATGGACTACGGCGACTTTGTGGTGCATGTGTTCCTAGAAGCGTCGCGTCGCTTCTACGATCTTGAGCACCTATGGTCTGACGTCCCTAGAATTCCTTGGGATTCAAGCATTCCAAAGGCCGCCTCGAACGGTTAG
- a CDS encoding LytR C-terminal domain-containing protein yields the protein MGNVTGASSAPDTAPSRRERLGAQRQRHQRERRVSFTVYGVSLVVLGLLIPVLGLVGLRTLLNSRDGELLNPVLDPSQPLYQAMVPPSPTLLVLQLDPTETVVGAALLTLPTFESPGGSVLLLPTLLTGDIPEVGEMPIQAAYAFSGLDAARSVTEWALHLGIERAVAISATEWTELIAATGPLEVVNPDTLHDADHQVIYAPGEVTLEPADVPAYAAHLDENENHLNRLLRQELVWNAWLSALAVNPSVLGEFDFGNEQTDILSLGPLPSASSADEQNGNNLSDDQPNEAVNDADLLVRRFMSQLGAGDHTVVQAPLIVDANHPSNGSPSTEPGELTFFRLDHDQMARLVPRIIPFPAGYATNTRPLVKVLDGSGDQSMIPLVARLAIEVGGQVSMIGNAENFDFTTTEIMYAEESWRPYVETLQETLGFGTAVKLEDMDENSEVVVLIGSDARS from the coding sequence TTGGGAAATGTAACCGGCGCTTCGTCGGCACCTGATACAGCGCCAAGTCGTCGTGAACGCCTCGGTGCGCAACGCCAGAGACACCAGCGCGAACGGCGAGTGAGCTTCACCGTTTATGGTGTCTCTTTAGTGGTGTTGGGCCTCTTAATACCAGTGCTTGGTTTGGTGGGTTTACGAACACTGCTTAACAGTCGCGATGGCGAATTATTGAACCCGGTACTTGACCCCAGCCAACCGCTCTATCAGGCCATGGTTCCACCTTCACCTACTTTGTTGGTGCTGCAACTTGACCCCACGGAAACGGTAGTAGGCGCGGCATTGTTAACCTTGCCCACCTTTGAATCTCCGGGTGGGAGCGTGTTGTTGCTGCCAACCTTATTAACCGGCGACATTCCCGAGGTCGGCGAAATGCCCATTCAGGCGGCCTATGCCTTTAGCGGACTTGATGCGGCTCGGTCGGTTACGGAATGGGCCTTACATCTAGGGATTGAACGGGCAGTGGCCATCAGCGCGACCGAATGGACCGAGCTTATTGCCGCCACGGGCCCCCTAGAGGTGGTAAACCCAGATACCTTGCATGACGCCGATCATCAGGTTATTTATGCACCGGGGGAAGTTACCTTAGAGCCCGCTGACGTACCGGCTTACGCTGCGCATTTAGATGAGAATGAAAACCATTTAAACCGGCTGCTGCGCCAAGAGCTGGTTTGGAACGCCTGGCTATCGGCTTTGGCCGTGAATCCGTCGGTGCTGGGCGAATTCGATTTCGGTAACGAGCAAACCGATATCTTGAGCCTGGGACCGTTACCATCGGCTAGCTCGGCCGATGAACAAAACGGCAACAATCTGTCTGATGATCAGCCGAATGAAGCCGTGAATGACGCCGATCTTTTGGTGCGGCGCTTTATGTCGCAACTTGGTGCTGGCGATCACACCGTTGTTCAAGCACCGCTGATTGTTGACGCTAATCATCCTTCGAACGGCTCGCCTTCAACCGAACCCGGTGAGCTAACTTTTTTCCGTTTGGACCACGATCAGATGGCCCGCTTGGTACCAAGAATTATTCCCTTCCCAGCCGGTTACGCCACCAATACTCGACCGTTGGTGAAGGTACTCGATGGTTCGGGTGACCAAAGCATGATTCCTCTGGTGGCAAGGCTGGCCATTGAAGTCGGCGGTCAGGTTTCAATGATTGGAAACGCTGAAAACTTTGATTTTACGACCACAGAAATTATGTATGCCGAGGAATCGTGGCGGCCATATGTGGAAACCCTGCAAGAAACTTTGGGGTTTGGTACTGCGGTCAAGCTAGAAGACATGGATGAAAATAGTGAAGTAGTCGTGCTTATCGGTTCCGACGCCAGGTCTTAA
- the nadD gene encoding nicotinate-nucleotide adenylyltransferase: MKQRGERLGIFGGTFDPPHVGHLVAAVNARHGAHLDRVLLVVANEPWQKLGSRDITPAPERFAMVQAAVEGVAGLEASDIEIRRGGRSYTADTLQQLTQEDPSRELFLVLGSDAAEGIASWEHTDTLREMAEIILVERPGTQGARPPEGYRYQVVDVPLLEVSSTDVRARVADGRPLDYLLPRSVISTIYARGLYSDEPVSPLARVK; the protein is encoded by the coding sequence GTGAAACAACGCGGCGAGCGGTTAGGAATCTTTGGCGGCACCTTCGACCCTCCTCATGTGGGTCATTTGGTGGCCGCGGTGAATGCTCGCCATGGGGCACACCTCGATCGTGTGTTGCTAGTTGTGGCAAACGAGCCCTGGCAGAAGCTTGGTTCGCGCGACATAACCCCAGCCCCCGAGCGTTTTGCAATGGTGCAAGCCGCCGTTGAAGGGGTGGCTGGTTTAGAAGCGTCCGACATTGAAATCCGTCGAGGAGGCCGCTCCTACACCGCCGATACTCTGCAACAACTGACCCAAGAAGACCCCAGCCGGGAGCTATTCCTTGTTTTGGGTAGCGATGCGGCTGAGGGTATTGCCAGTTGGGAACACACCGATACCTTGCGTGAAATGGCGGAGATCATTCTGGTAGAACGACCGGGCACCCAAGGGGCCCGACCCCCCGAGGGTTATCGCTATCAGGTTGTAGATGTGCCTTTGCTTGAGGTGTCTAGTACCGATGTGCGGGCCCGGGTTGCTGACGGGCGACCCCTGGATTACCTGTTACCTCGATCGGTAATCTCAACTATTTATGCTCGAGGTTTATACAGTGACGAACCAGTTTCGCCCTTGGCTCGGGTGAAATAA
- a CDS encoding sigma-70 family RNA polymerase sigma factor, with the protein MSDSVGQYLNEIGSVALLNAEEERELSQLIEKGAEARARLEAGETGRELDRAVRKAAAAKDRFIRANLRLVVSVARRYPLPPSMELLDLIQEGNLGLEHAVDKFDWRKGFKFSTYATFWIRQAIGRALDQKASLVRLPGDRSASLRAALRQASGDGDELDDEHARLHRLTTPTSLDRTIGDDDSNELIDLLSDGSATPEQEVIARAEEAAITGLLDILDPRAKRAVEQRFGLDDGRKKSYREVGEDLGVTAEAARRLVKRAVNLVREQALANSDAA; encoded by the coding sequence ATGAGTGATTCCGTAGGTCAGTATCTTAATGAAATAGGAAGCGTTGCGCTTCTGAATGCCGAAGAAGAGCGCGAACTTTCTCAACTTATCGAAAAGGGCGCCGAAGCCCGCGCCCGCCTTGAGGCTGGCGAAACCGGCCGCGAACTTGATCGCGCTGTTCGCAAGGCGGCCGCTGCTAAAGATCGTTTTATTCGTGCCAACCTGCGCCTAGTCGTCAGTGTGGCACGGCGTTATCCCCTGCCCCCCAGCATGGAGCTGCTCGATTTGATCCAGGAAGGCAACCTTGGCCTCGAGCATGCCGTCGACAAGTTCGACTGGCGTAAAGGCTTTAAGTTCTCAACTTATGCCACCTTCTGGATTCGTCAAGCCATTGGTCGTGCACTTGACCAAAAGGCCAGCCTGGTGCGCTTGCCAGGCGACCGTTCCGCAAGTTTGCGGGCCGCTTTGCGCCAAGCTTCTGGTGATGGTGACGAACTCGACGATGAACACGCCAGGCTGCACCGCCTCACCACGCCCACCTCGCTTGATCGCACGATCGGCGACGATGACAGCAACGAATTGATCGATCTTCTCTCTGATGGCAGCGCCACACCCGAGCAAGAAGTAATCGCACGGGCTGAAGAGGCCGCTATCACCGGGCTGCTCGACATCCTCGATCCACGGGCCAAGCGTGCCGTTGAGCAACGCTTCGGTCTAGACGATGGTCGCAAGAAGAGCTATCGCGAAGTTGGTGAAGACTTAGGCGTAACCGCAGAAGCGGCCCGCCGATTGGTAAAGCGTGCCGTAAACTTAGTGCGTGAACAAGCTTTGGCTAACTCCGACGCTGCTTAA
- a CDS encoding 3-deoxy-7-phosphoheptulonate synthase class II, with product MTSTTWTPSSWREFPAMQQPNWPDEAELDQVLKGLSTLPPLVFAGEARDLTSQLARVANGEAFLLQAGDCAESFDAFAADPIRDKLKIILQMAVVLSYSAGVPVIKVGRIAGQFAKPRSSDTERVGEVELPSFRGHMVNDSAFTEEARVPDPQRLLAAYHQSASTLNLLRAFTTGGFADLNQVHAWNREFVASSPSGKRYDEVASGIDSALRFMQVCGINTASDPQLYQADFWTSHEALILGYEEALTRQDSLTGDWYDTSAHMIWIGERTRQLDGAHIEFFRGVNNPVGVKIGPTATTEEVLAIIEALNPNRIPGRLTLITRMGAKNIEENLRPILRAVRDAGHPVAWVCDPMHGNTFTSNGGQKTRHLEDVLAEISGFFAAHRAESTWAGGVHIELTGDDVTECLGGSTEVLSEHLDRRYETVCDPRLNGRQSLDLAFRLAELLR from the coding sequence ATGACAAGTACCACCTGGACTCCCTCTTCTTGGCGCGAATTTCCGGCCATGCAACAGCCAAACTGGCCGGATGAAGCCGAGCTAGATCAGGTTCTGAAAGGCCTAAGCACTTTGCCACCGCTAGTTTTTGCTGGTGAGGCACGTGATCTCACCAGCCAACTAGCCCGGGTGGCTAACGGCGAGGCTTTTTTATTGCAAGCCGGCGACTGCGCTGAATCGTTCGATGCTTTCGCGGCCGATCCAATCCGCGACAAGCTGAAGATCATTTTGCAGATGGCAGTGGTGCTTTCATATTCCGCTGGGGTTCCCGTAATCAAAGTCGGCCGTATCGCCGGACAGTTCGCCAAACCACGATCGAGCGACACCGAACGAGTGGGCGAGGTTGAACTGCCATCGTTTCGGGGCCACATGGTGAACGACTCGGCCTTTACTGAAGAGGCACGTGTTCCCGACCCACAACGGCTATTAGCGGCTTACCATCAGTCGGCATCAACGTTGAACCTCCTACGCGCCTTCACTACCGGTGGTTTTGCCGACCTCAATCAAGTACACGCCTGGAACCGTGAGTTCGTAGCCTCCTCACCCTCGGGTAAGCGCTACGATGAAGTCGCTTCGGGAATCGACTCGGCTTTACGGTTCATGCAGGTTTGCGGTATCAATACCGCCTCCGACCCTCAGCTCTACCAAGCCGACTTTTGGACCAGCCACGAAGCGCTCATTCTCGGTTACGAAGAAGCACTCACACGGCAAGATTCACTAACTGGTGATTGGTACGACACCAGTGCGCACATGATTTGGATTGGTGAGCGCACCCGTCAGCTCGATGGGGCCCATATCGAATTCTTCCGCGGTGTAAACAACCCGGTTGGGGTGAAAATTGGCCCAACTGCTACTACCGAAGAAGTGCTGGCCATTATCGAAGCGCTAAACCCCAATCGCATTCCAGGACGGCTGACCCTAATTACCCGTATGGGTGCCAAAAACATCGAAGAGAACCTACGGCCTATCTTGCGGGCCGTCCGCGATGCCGGGCATCCGGTGGCGTGGGTTTGCGATCCGATGCACGGCAACACATTCACTTCAAACGGTGGCCAGAAAACACGGCACCTGGAAGACGTTCTAGCTGAAATTTCTGGCTTCTTTGCAGCACATCGCGCCGAAAGCACCTGGGCTGGAGGCGTTCACATCGAACTAACTGGTGATGATGTCACCGAATGTTTGGGTGGATCCACCGAAGTTCTAAGCGAGCACCTAGATCGACGATACGAGACCGTTTGCGACCCCCGGCTTAATGGTCGTCAGTCGCTTGATTTAGCGTTCCGCTTAGCTGAGCTACTGCGCTAG